The following coding sequences are from one Equus caballus isolate H_3958 breed thoroughbred chromosome 27, TB-T2T, whole genome shotgun sequence window:
- the TRIML1 gene encoding probable E3 ubiquitin-protein ligase TRIML1, whose product MSLYEKTSTADLMENLREELTCFICLDYFTNPVTTECGHSFCLMCLLKSWEEYNTTLSCPECWRTLETPHFQPNERLGRLAGIGKQLRSQVLQSEDDQGSYGKMLAATKVFSVEKQGVNAFSTHCHGINRVYVSSEAEEHHREKLQEILTLLRKKKKETQIILTHEKERVILCTEETKTCKQVVVSEYVKMHQFLKEEEHLQLQLLEKEERGNMKKLRDNEIQLTQQLRSLSKMIQRIESVCQNPIIESFEDVRGTLERSEPLLLQCPEAAITELSLCRITGMREMLRKFSTDITLDPDTANAYLVLSEDLKSVRHGGTRQLLPDNPERFDKSATVLGAQIFTCGRHYWEVEVGNKTEWEVGICKDSVSRKGNLPKPAGDLFSLIGLKIGDDYSLWVSSPLKGQHIREPVHKVGVFLDYESGHIAFYNVMDESLIYSFPSASFQEALRPIFSPCLPNEGTNTGPLTICSLNSHV is encoded by the exons ATGTCTTTATATGAGAAAACATCTACAGCAGATTTGATGGAGAATCTCAGGGAAGAACTGACCTGTTTCATCTGCCTGGACTATTTCACCAACCCAGTGACCACTGAGTGTGGGCACAGCTTTTGTCTGATGTGTCTCCTGAAGAGCTGGGAGGAATATAACACTACTTTGTCTTGTCCTGAGTGCTGGAGGACATTGGAGACCCCTCATTTCCAGCCCAATGAGCGTTTGGGGAGGCTGGCTGGCATTGGCAAGCaactcagatcccaggtgctgcaGAGTGAGGACGATCAAGGCAGCTATGGGAAGATGCTGGCGGCCACCAAGGTGTTCTCTGTTGAGAAGCAGGGTGTAAACGCTTTCTCAACCCATTGCCATGGAATAAACAGGGTCTATGTCTCGAGTGAGGCTGAGGAGCATCACAGA GAGAAGCTCCAGGAAATCCTAACTCTTTTGCgtaaaaagaagaaggaaactcAGATTATATTAACGCATGAGAAGGAGAGAGTGATATTGTGTACG GAAGAGACAAAGACCTGTAAACAGGTTGTTGTGTCGGAATATGTAAAAATGCACCAGTTCCTGAAGGAGGAAGAGCATCTGCAGCTCCAGTTactggaaaaggaggaaagagggaacatgaagaaactgagggacaATGAGATCCAACTGACCCAGCAACTCAGAAGCCTAAGCAAAATGATCCAACGCATAGAGTCTGTGTGTCAGAACCCCATTATAGAATCTTTTGAG GATGTGAGGGGCACACTGGAAAG GAGTGAGCCACTCTTGCTTCAGTGTCCAGAGGCCGCCATCACAGAGCTGAGTCTGTGCCGCATCACTGGAATGAGGGAGATGCTAAGAAAATTCAGCA CAGATATAACTCTGGATCCAGACACAGCCAATGCCTATCTTGTCCTATCTGAAGATCTGAAAAGTGTGAGACATGGAGGAACCCGACAGCTGTTACCCGACAACCCGGAAAGATTCGACAAGTCTGCAACTGTGTTGGGGGCTCAGATCTTCACATGTGGGAGACATTATTGGGAGGTGGAAGTGGGAAACAAGACTGAATGGGAAGTGGGCATCTGCAAGGACTCAGTGAGCAGAAAAGGCAATCTCCCAAAGCCAGCTGGCGACCTCTTCTCACTTATAGGCTTAAAAATTGGAGATGATTATAGTCTTTGGGTCTCATCACCTTTAAAAGGTCAACATATCAGAGAGCCTGTGCACAAAGTTGGTGTTTTCTTGGACTATGAATCTGGACATATAGCATTCTACAATGTGATGGACGAATCCCTCATCTACAGCTTCCCTTCAGCCTCTTTCCAAGAGGCTCTCAGGCCTATCTTTTCCCCTTGCCTCCCAAATGAAGGGACGAACACAGGCCCTCTTACCATCTGCTCACTAAATAGCCATGTCTGA